The following are encoded together in the Methanobrevibacter sp. genome:
- a CDS encoding DUF1002 domain-containing protein: MRKSTIGIVILSIIFAGMIIPMGFSGQASDSVVITYGETTYANSDYKNDVDTFFKNQANIDLGNANSKVITASEVNKIAKNITGKTYGSNQIFSSALVDLNDNEDLKVSVDKSKITTITGDMYISALKSVGITSGHVYVTSPVTATGESALTGVMNCYEEATNVEIPEDIKEAANDEIFTEAEIVENSNVSADELSDLVDDVKEKVKEDNITDHQTIVNIINNYTIINNINITDSDIENLANTIEKLQNLQSDIDDYESQVSDVLN; encoded by the coding sequence ATGCGCAAAAGCACTATTGGTATAGTAATTTTATCCATAATATTTGCGGGAATGATAATCCCTATGGGATTTTCAGGGCAAGCTAGTGACTCCGTGGTAATTACCTACGGTGAAACCACATATGCAAACTCAGATTATAAAAATGATGTTGACACATTCTTTAAAAATCAAGCCAACATCGATTTGGGAAATGCAAACTCAAAAGTAATAACAGCTAGTGAAGTTAATAAAATTGCAAAAAACATAACTGGAAAAACTTACGGGTCAAACCAAATATTTTCATCTGCACTCGTTGATTTAAACGACAACGAAGATCTCAAAGTAAGTGTTGACAAATCAAAAATCACAACCATTACTGGAGACATGTACATTTCAGCATTGAAATCCGTTGGAATCACAAGCGGACATGTTTATGTAACCAGTCCTGTAACAGCAACCGGTGAATCTGCTTTGACTGGAGTTATGAACTGTTATGAAGAGGCAACTAACGTTGAAATTCCGGAGGATATAAAAGAGGCAGCAAATGACGAAATTTTCACAGAAGCTGAAATTGTTGAAAACTCAAATGTCAGCGCTGATGAATTGTCTGACTTGGTTGACGATGTAAAAGAAAAAGTTAAGGAAGACAATATCACAGATCACCAAACAATTGTAAACATAATCAACAATTACACTATCATCAACAACATCAACATTACAGATAGTGATATCGAAAACCTTGCAAATACAATTGAAAAACTACAGAATTTACAAAGCGACATTGACGATTACGAATCACAAGTATCAGATGTTTTAAATTAA
- the dusB gene encoding tRNA dihydrouridine synthase DusB, whose product MKWKIDNVKIDNQVVLAPMAGICDSAYRRIAKSMGCGLIETEMVSAKSIVYENNKAKEMLYMTEEERPISQQIFGADAESFKIASEYISENMKPDIIDINMGCPVTKVAVKSKSGSALLKNPEKIESIVQTVVDSVPEPVTVKIRSGWERKNINAVEVAGIVEDAGASAITIHPRTREDRYDVPADWSLIREVKENVSIPVIGNGDIWTCYDAKRMIDETGCDAIMLGRAVRGNPWLIKQCIDYLDNGIEPQKVTIEEKIAMIKKHMELLSEIKTEKIALHKMKTQTAYYLKNSYRSVEIKPKLFKINTKEELFDLLDEYRKSIAR is encoded by the coding sequence ATGAAATGGAAAATAGACAATGTTAAAATAGACAATCAGGTCGTCTTGGCCCCTATGGCGGGTATTTGCGACTCTGCCTATAGAAGGATTGCCAAATCCATGGGATGCGGCCTTATCGAAACTGAAATGGTTTCGGCCAAATCAATCGTATATGAAAACAACAAAGCCAAAGAAATGCTGTATATGACTGAAGAAGAGAGGCCCATTTCACAGCAGATATTTGGAGCGGATGCTGAATCCTTTAAAATTGCATCAGAATACATCTCCGAAAACATGAAACCCGACATCATTGACATCAATATGGGATGTCCTGTTACAAAAGTGGCAGTGAAAAGTAAATCCGGAAGTGCACTTTTAAAAAACCCTGAAAAAATAGAAAGCATTGTGCAAACTGTTGTGGACAGCGTTCCCGAGCCGGTTACGGTTAAAATAAGAAGCGGCTGGGAGAGAAAAAATATCAATGCAGTTGAAGTTGCAGGAATTGTTGAGGATGCTGGTGCATCTGCCATTACAATTCACCCGAGAACTAGAGAAGACAGGTATGATGTTCCTGCCGACTGGTCACTAATTCGTGAAGTGAAGGAGAACGTTTCAATACCAGTAATTGGTAATGGAGATATCTGGACATGCTATGATGCAAAAAGAATGATTGATGAAACCGGATGTGATGCAATCATGCTTGGAAGGGCAGTTAGGGGAAACCCATGGCTCATTAAGCAGTGCATTGATTATCTGGACAATGGAATCGAACCCCAAAAGGTAACAATCGAGGAAAAAATAGCCATGATAAAAAAGCACATGGAACTTCTCAGTGAAATAAAAACTGAAAAAATTGCATTGCATAAAATGAAGACTCAAACTGCCTACTATCTAAAAAATTCATATAGAAGCGTTGAGATAAAGCCGAAACTGTTTAAAATCAATACTAAAGAAGAGCTGTTTGATTTGCTTGATGAATATAGAAAATCAATAGCCCGTTAG
- a CDS encoding DUF3089 domain-containing protein, translated as MPENADKAVDTLFIYPTLYVNPEPDAPAIVPVEDPMLRETVSNHYSQAPMVFEEMTNVYEPFYRQSNLCALNGKNPEELMAFQLREQRTDVYAALDYFFEHYNKNRPFIIAGHSQGSLMLKIALCDYFKEHTDYLERMVAAYIIGFSITTDDLMINPALKFAEGEDDTGVIVSWNTEGPGNKNEENAVVLENAISINPLNWKRDDTYAPASENLGDRIPVMNPGTLLAVDFNVHKPGLADAQLDLERSTVVCTALEDEYVKPIVPEMGDIFGRASLHLVDYTAYWDNIRENVKTRIEAFLNK; from the coding sequence CTGCCTGAAAATGCCGACAAGGCCGTAGACACCCTTTTCATTTACCCAACCCTCTATGTCAACCCAGAACCTGACGCTCCGGCAATCGTTCCGGTTGAGGATCCTATGCTCCGTGAGACTGTGAGCAACCATTATTCTCAAGCCCCGATGGTTTTTGAGGAAATGACAAATGTGTATGAACCTTTTTACCGCCAAAGTAATCTATGCGCTCTTAATGGAAAGAATCCTGAAGAGCTCATGGCTTTCCAGCTTCGCGAACAGAGGACAGATGTCTATGCCGCACTGGACTACTTCTTTGAGCATTATAATAAGAACCGTCCATTCATTATTGCCGGACACTCTCAGGGTTCTTTGATGCTGAAGATTGCGCTGTGCGACTATTTCAAGGAACACACAGATTATCTCGAGCGCATGGTGGCCGCCTATATAATCGGATTTTCCATCACAACCGATGATTTAATGATAAACCCTGCCTTGAAGTTTGCCGAAGGTGAAGACGACACCGGCGTAATCGTATCATGGAATACCGAGGGCCCTGGCAATAAGAATGAGGAAAATGCTGTGGTTCTTGAAAACGCAATTTCCATAAATCCCCTCAACTGGAAAAGGGACGACACATATGCGCCCGCATCTGAAAACTTGGGTGACCGCATTCCAGTCATGAATCCCGGAACCTTACTGGCAGTGGACTTCAATGTACACAAGCCCGGCCTTGCGGATGCACAGCTCGACCTTGAAAGAAGCACAGTAGTCTGCACTGCCCTGGAAGATGAATATGTCAAGCCTATAGTGCCTGAAATGGGAGATATCTTCGGACGTGCAAGCCTTCACCTTGTTGACTACACTGCCTACTGGGACAATATCCGCGAAAATGTCAAAACAAGGATTGAAGCATTCTTGAACAAGTAA
- the map gene encoding type II methionyl aminopeptidase, producing the protein MMESYIKAGKIVSDIRSEASKMIKDGALVLDLVNYVESEILKTGAEIAFPCNVSINEIAAHYTSPAGDETKFKAGDMVKLDLGAMVDGYIADSAVTIIADGNIDENYSQDEINLHEEIVEASAAGLEAAIATVRAGIEVSKIGAAVHEAISEYNLNPIFNLTGHSLEQNNLHAGISIPNYDNNDNYVLEEGQAVAIEPFATNGEGIVNDAPGHYIFSYMANKPFRMKSTQRVLKYIQQNNRYVPFSGRWITDEFGERKGSIALKQLSQAMAIYPYAPLREKKNCFVSQKEHTIIVEKEGCTVTTI; encoded by the coding sequence ATGATGGAATCTTATATTAAAGCAGGAAAAATTGTTTCTGACATTCGCAGTGAAGCTTCAAAAATGATCAAGGATGGAGCTTTAGTTCTGGACCTGGTAAACTACGTGGAAAGCGAAATTTTAAAGACTGGTGCTGAAATTGCATTTCCATGCAATGTTTCAATTAATGAAATAGCTGCCCATTATACTTCTCCTGCAGGCGATGAAACCAAATTTAAAGCTGGAGATATGGTGAAATTAGATTTGGGAGCCATGGTTGACGGATATATTGCTGATTCAGCAGTTACAATAATAGCTGACGGAAATATCGATGAAAATTACAGCCAGGATGAAATTAACTTGCATGAAGAGATAGTAGAAGCATCAGCAGCAGGTCTTGAAGCGGCCATTGCAACAGTAAGGGCAGGCATCGAAGTCTCAAAAATAGGTGCTGCAGTCCATGAGGCCATCTCAGAATACAATCTCAATCCAATATTCAATTTAACTGGACATAGCTTAGAACAGAACAATTTACATGCCGGTATTTCGATACCAAATTATGACAATAACGACAATTACGTCTTGGAAGAAGGACAAGCGGTGGCCATTGAACCGTTTGCAACAAACGGAGAAGGAATCGTCAATGATGCTCCAGGCCATTACATATTCTCATATATGGCAAACAAGCCTTTCAGAATGAAAAGTACACAAAGGGTTTTGAAATATATCCAACAGAACAACAGGTATGTTCCATTTTCAGGACGATGGATTACTGATGAGTTTGGCGAGAGAAAAGGATCCATTGCACTAAAACAACTTTCACAGGCCATGGCCATCTATCCATACGCTCCGCTTCGCGAGAAAAAGAACTGTTTTGTAAGCCAAAAGGAGCATACGATAATCGTTGAAAAAGAAGGCTGTACAGTTACAACAATTTAA
- the frhB gene encoding coenzyme F420 hydrogenase subunit beta: MPLGTYKEALSARSTDKKILDVSQDGGIVSALLCYALDEGIIEGAVVAGTPDDDWRPIPTVVTSADEVIAAAGTKYSMSPTLSALKEATRQYGLEKVGVVATPCQTQGLRKAQAYPFTRFVAEKIKLIVGIYCMENFPMASLDTFATAKLGFDSLQDATKMDIGKGKFWLTKDGEDSGLAIKETHGYEQAGCNICQDYVCEWADVSTGSVGSPDGWSTVLTRTDDGDNIFKAAVSAGLIETKPMDEVKPGLPLLEKLAKGKKDKNTAERERRAKMGVKIPAIY, encoded by the coding sequence ATGCCATTAGGTACTTATAAAGAAGCATTATCTGCAAGATCTACTGATAAAAAAATTCTAGATGTATCACAAGACGGAGGAATTGTTTCAGCATTGCTCTGTTACGCACTCGATGAAGGAATTATTGAAGGTGCAGTAGTAGCTGGAACTCCTGATGATGATTGGAGACCAATTCCTACTGTTGTAACTTCCGCTGATGAAGTTATCGCAGCAGCTGGAACAAAATATTCAATGTCTCCAACTTTATCCGCATTAAAAGAAGCAACACGTCAATACGGATTAGAAAAAGTTGGTGTAGTAGCAACTCCATGTCAAACCCAAGGTTTAAGGAAAGCACAAGCTTACCCATTCACTAGATTTGTCGCTGAAAAAATCAAATTAATCGTCGGTATCTACTGTATGGAAAACTTCCCTATGGCTTCTCTTGATACCTTTGCAACTGCTAAATTAGGATTTGACAGCTTACAAGACGCTACTAAAATGGACATCGGTAAAGGTAAATTCTGGTTAACCAAAGATGGTGAAGACAGTGGTTTAGCTATTAAAGAAACTCACGGATATGAACAAGCAGGTTGTAACATCTGTCAAGATTACGTTTGTGAATGGGCTGACGTATCAACTGGTTCTGTTGGATCTCCTGATGGATGGTCTACTGTTTTAACCAGAACTGATGATGGTGACAACATATTTAAAGCCGCTGTATCTGCTGGTTTAATTGAAACCAAACCAATGGATGAAGTAAAACCAGGTCTTCCTTTACTTGAAAAATTAGCTAAAGGTAAAAAAGATAAAAACACTGCAGAACGTGAAAGAAGAGCTAAAATGGGAGTTAAAATCCCAGCTATATACTAA
- the frhG gene encoding coenzyme F420 hydrogenase subunit gamma, whose translation MFDKLKKAFGGSSEEAPKVEEKVEAAPVEEKVEAAPAEETKAASSKPRIGYIHLSGCTGDAMSLTENYDILSTVLTDMIDIVYGQTLVDKWIHGTYAEEMPEMDLCLIEGSVCLQDEHSVHELLEARKKSGLICAFGSCAVTGCFTTFARGGQQAQPKHESFLPISSLIKVDLALPGCPVAPEVIAKAVVALCEGDLDYLKPAMDWAACDKGCGCDVLTNVVRQGLCTGCGTCALACPTRAMGFAEGRPACDRDRCVKCGSCYMMCPRSWLPEGRIKKETGL comes from the coding sequence ATGTTTGATAAATTGAAAAAAGCTTTTGGAGGATCTTCTGAAGAAGCACCAAAAGTAGAAGAAAAAGTTGAAGCTGCTCCTGTAGAAGAAAAAGTTGAAGCTGCTCCTGCAGAAGAAACTAAAGCTGCTTCATCAAAACCACGTATTGGTTACATACACTTAAGTGGTTGTACTGGGGATGCAATGTCTTTAACAGAAAACTATGACATTTTATCCACTGTTTTAACTGATATGATTGATATTGTATACGGACAAACTTTAGTTGATAAATGGATTCACGGTACCTATGCTGAAGAAATGCCAGAAATGGACTTATGTTTAATTGAAGGATCTGTATGTTTACAAGATGAACACAGTGTTCACGAACTCTTAGAAGCAAGGAAAAAATCTGGTTTAATCTGTGCATTTGGATCTTGTGCTGTAACTGGTTGTTTCACAACCTTCGCACGTGGAGGTCAACAAGCACAACCTAAACACGAATCTTTCTTACCAATTAGTTCATTAATTAAAGTAGATTTAGCACTTCCTGGTTGTCCTGTAGCACCTGAAGTAATCGCTAAAGCTGTTGTCGCATTATGCGAAGGCGACTTAGATTACTTAAAACCAGCAATGGATTGGGCTGCATGTGATAAAGGCTGTGGCTGTGATGTATTAACCAATGTAGTTCGCCAAGGATTATGTACTGGTTGTGGAACTTGTGCTCTTGCTTGTCCTACAAGGGCAATGGGCTTTGCTGAAGGTAGACCTGCATGTGACAGGGACAGATGTGTCAAATGTGGTTCTTGCTACATGATGTGTCCTAGATCTTGGTTGCCTGAAGGCAGAATTAAAAAGGAAACAGGATTATAG
- the frhD gene encoding coenzyme F420-reducing hydrogenase, FrhD protein — MPYHSDIIVIGCGNILFKDDGFGPVMINILQKYFNDTNDYYDPVVTSYVENEFDKEILKQIKEKFEGIDLPESVQFIDGGTAAPTNFFPLYTEYDWKKLIVLDVVEFNAEPGTVDVFDPNVMQKGKYDNPHGMTVENPLQEISQKCEVVIVGCKPAEIPTPDVDMGLTEPVEKAIPEAIDIILKEIGVK; from the coding sequence ATGCCTTATCATTCGGACATTATTGTTATTGGCTGTGGAAATATTTTATTTAAGGATGATGGATTCGGTCCAGTCATGATTAACATATTACAAAAATATTTCAATGACACTAATGACTATTATGATCCTGTTGTTACTTCATATGTGGAGAATGAATTCGATAAAGAGATTTTGAAACAAATTAAAGAGAAATTTGAAGGTATTGATTTACCTGAAAGTGTTCAATTCATTGATGGTGGTACTGCGGCTCCAACTAATTTCTTCCCTTTATACACTGAGTATGATTGGAAAAAACTCATCGTGTTAGATGTAGTTGAATTTAATGCTGAGCCTGGAACCGTAGATGTATTTGATCCAAATGTTATGCAAAAGGGAAAATATGACAATCCTCATGGAATGACTGTGGAGAATCCACTACAAGAGATTTCTCAAAAATGTGAAGTAGTAATTGTTGGTTGTAAACCAGCAGAGATTCCAACTCCGGATGTGGATATGGGTTTAACAGAACCTGTAGAAAAGGCGATTCCTGAAGCTATTGATATTATTTTAAAAGAAATCGGGGTAAAATAA
- the frhA gene encoding coenzyme F420 hydrogenase subunit alpha has protein sequence MKDRVVISPTTRQEGHAELVMEVDDEGIVTKGMYFSITPVRGLEKMVLSKAPETAPVLCQRICGVCPIPHTLASAEAIDMALGIEIPEAAKQLRRATLAAHNINSAAIHHFLVATDFVPENLFAAAVDSVSEVRKTVQYVVEMCAGEGIHPSDVRVGGMARNITPFTKERLIERMTAFKPKLEEHIELIKNCVAESAEKLGIPAELGVVNQPLMAVHPTYGVNDFDMDAFSEVLPEAWYDDPEVGKRGCSVIPLINGENVETGPRARMEKFQGFKDKGVIAQHVARADEMLKNYDACMEALDAIDPAAPANVSYDKRGTGELGFGIIEGPRGTNAHMAKVVEGKIKFYSAIVPTTWNIPTMGPATEGFHHEFGPHVIRAYDPCLSCATHVMVVDDEDKSILKNEMVRI, from the coding sequence TTGAAAGATAGAGTAGTTATATCCCCTACAACTCGTCAAGAGGGCCATGCCGAGCTTGTCATGGAAGTTGACGATGAAGGGATAGTTACAAAAGGTATGTATTTTAGTATAACTCCTGTAAGGGGTTTAGAGAAGATGGTTCTTAGCAAAGCTCCTGAAACCGCACCTGTTTTATGTCAAAGAATCTGTGGAGTATGTCCAATTCCACATACTTTAGCATCCGCTGAAGCTATTGACATGGCATTAGGTATTGAAATTCCTGAAGCAGCTAAACAGTTAAGAAGAGCTACTTTAGCAGCACATAACATTAACAGTGCAGCAATTCACCACTTCTTAGTTGCAACAGACTTTGTGCCAGAAAATTTATTCGCTGCTGCTGTCGACAGTGTCAGTGAAGTAAGAAAAACAGTACAATATGTTGTAGAAATGTGTGCTGGTGAAGGTATCCACCCATCTGATGTAAGAGTAGGTGGAATGGCTAGAAACATTACTCCATTCACTAAAGAAAGATTAATCGAAAGAATGACTGCATTTAAACCAAAACTTGAAGAACACATTGAATTAATCAAAAACTGTGTTGCTGAAAGTGCTGAAAAGTTAGGCATTCCTGCTGAATTAGGTGTAGTAAATCAACCATTAATGGCAGTTCACCCAACTTATGGTGTAAACGACTTTGATATGGATGCATTTTCTGAAGTTTTACCTGAAGCTTGGTATGATGACCCTGAAGTTGGTAAAAGAGGATGTTCTGTAATTCCATTAATTAATGGTGAAAATGTCGAAACTGGTCCTAGAGCAAGAATGGAAAAATTCCAAGGATTTAAAGATAAAGGTGTCATTGCTCAACATGTAGCTCGTGCTGACGAAATGTTGAAAAACTACGATGCATGTATGGAAGCTTTAGACGCAATTGATCCTGCTGCTCCTGCAAATGTAAGTTATGATAAAAGAGGTACTGGTGAACTCGGATTCGGTATTATCGAAGGTCCTAGAGGAACCAATGCTCACATGGCAAAAGTTGTTGAAGGTAAAATTAAATTTTACTCTGCAATTGTACCAACTACTTGGAACATTCCAACCATGGGTCCTGCAACTGAAGGATTCCATCACGAGTTTGGTCCACATGTAATCAGAGCATACGACCCATGTTTATCATGTGCTACTCACGTAATGGTAGTTGACGATGAAGATAAATCCATTCTTAAAAACGAAATGGTGAGAATCTAA
- a CDS encoding endoglucanase — translation MDKANIIISIIVVLCVAAAVAAYGITNSDNPIFSDLSSMSGDNGDGDGLGNNTTSGDDGSGDSSGTDGSGSGSGTGSGSGSGSGSGSGSGGGSGSGGSGTGSNTHLSTSQAQSIANSAVGEPGCHAGRVSYSGGYWYAKVYDSDGNVVSGLRISDATGHVDEW, via the coding sequence TTGGATAAAGCAAACATCATAATTTCTATAATTGTCGTGTTATGCGTTGCAGCAGCTGTAGCAGCATATGGAATAACAAATAGTGATAATCCAATATTCTCCGACTTATCAAGTATGTCTGGTGACAATGGCGATGGCGATGGACTTGGAAACAATACCACTTCCGGAGATGATGGAAGTGGAGACTCAAGTGGTACCGATGGATCTGGAAGCGGGTCCGGAACCGGAAGCGGTTCAGGCTCAGGCTCAGGAAGTGGATCCGGGTCAGGAGGCGGTTCAGGCTCAGGTGGATCTGGAACCGGTTCTAACACACACTTATCAACTTCCCAAGCACAAAGCATTGCAAACAGTGCTGTTGGAGAACCAGGATGTCATGCCGGAAGAGTATCATACTCTGGTGGATACTGGTATGCAAAAGTCTATGATTCAGATGGCAATGTTGTAAGTGGC